The Parcubacteria group bacterium genome contains a region encoding:
- a CDS encoding nicotinate-nicotinamide nucleotide adenylyltransferase → MKIALGGTAANPAHYGHKRLVETIINLNCFDKIAWIVSGDRPDKPELLSAIDRWRMMKLLVTDDRVDVTYEEGVAMPTAGVIRKAQKDFPLADIVWYCGLDHFVAREEFDGRCNIEGFWHEGEWLMERQHFLIVKRKGLERSVIRYPKKYTVIDGDIPEISSTLIRQRLAKGLDNTPYTSQAVLNYIAQKQLYM, encoded by the coding sequence ATGAAAATTGCACTTGGCGGTACTGCAGCTAATCCTGCGCACTATGGACACAAAAGACTTGTGGAAACGATCATCAATTTAAATTGTTTTGATAAGATCGCATGGATCGTCTCGGGAGATCGACCAGACAAACCAGAATTACTTTCGGCAATCGATCGCTGGCGTATGATGAAACTTCTTGTCACAGATGATCGTGTGGATGTCACGTATGAGGAAGGAGTGGCAATGCCGACGGCGGGAGTGATCCGTAAGGCGCAAAAAGATTTTCCGCTTGCAGATATTGTATGGTATTGCGGTTTGGATCATTTTGTTGCTCGTGAGGAGTTCGATGGACGATGTAATATTGAAGGATTTTGGCATGAAGGAGAGTGGTTGATGGAAAGACAGCATTTTCTGATCGTAAAAAGAAAAGGTCTGGAACGATCAGTAATCCGCTATCCAAAAAAATACACTGTGATCGATGGTGATATACCGGAGATTTCCAGTACACTCATCCGCCAGCGTCTCGCAAAAGGATTGGACAATACGCCATATACAAGTCAGGCAGTATTGAACTATATCGCACAAAAACAACTATACATGTAA
- the pncB gene encoding nicotinate phosphoribosyltransferase yields the protein MNTKKDSMLFGKADEPIITTLMEVDTYKFLMMYFIWTYVPFMRVTFAFTNRTIKVVLGDHVSVERLKEELSAVRTMRITDRIVDYLRAKGIFSEEFLADIRTIVLPEPQIIKREDGQFDITVSGIWYQVTLWETIILAIVNQLYAENVIGYDPAFQQKVIAEGEKRLLEKIATLQKTDIRFLQFGLRRRLSGWWEQHVTEMALDRMPQNIVAVSNVALADRVGVPWGGTNAHELYSGFYALRCYENNDIARYAQYEVLEKWQALYPQNLRIMLPDTFGSQQFFAGLPQELAENFRGARQDSGDPIVFGHMLIEMYRRLRIDPKTKTLLFSDGLDVTEMVRLQDAFAQMITVLFGWGTNFTNDTGFLKPISIVMKLIEAAGNPAVKLSDNLAKAMGKPEAIMMAKNIFGYTNTFTQQCVY from the coding sequence ATGAACACAAAAAAAGACAGCATGCTGTTTGGCAAAGCAGATGAACCGATCATTACAACTCTCATGGAAGTGGATACTTACAAATTTCTGATGATGTATTTCATTTGGACGTATGTACCGTTCATGCGAGTGACATTCGCGTTTACCAATCGTACGATTAAAGTCGTACTTGGTGATCACGTGTCCGTGGAGCGTCTCAAAGAAGAGTTGTCCGCAGTGCGCACAATGCGCATTACGGATCGGATCGTCGATTACCTGCGAGCCAAAGGAATTTTTTCTGAAGAATTTCTGGCGGATATTCGCACGATCGTGTTGCCAGAACCGCAGATCATCAAGAGAGAGGACGGTCAGTTCGACATCACCGTGAGCGGTATATGGTATCAGGTGACATTGTGGGAAACGATCATTTTGGCAATCGTCAATCAGTTATATGCGGAAAACGTGATCGGTTATGATCCGGCTTTCCAGCAAAAAGTGATCGCCGAAGGAGAAAAACGATTATTGGAAAAAATTGCGACCTTGCAAAAGACCGATATCCGTTTTCTCCAGTTCGGATTACGTCGGAGGCTCTCTGGCTGGTGGGAACAGCATGTAACGGAAATGGCGTTGGATCGTATGCCACAAAACATTGTCGCAGTATCTAACGTTGCACTCGCTGACCGAGTTGGTGTTCCGTGGGGTGGTACCAATGCACATGAATTGTACAGTGGCTTCTATGCACTGCGATGTTATGAAAACAATGATATTGCACGGTATGCACAGTATGAAGTGCTGGAAAAATGGCAGGCATTATATCCGCAAAATTTGCGAATCATGTTGCCAGACACATTCGGCTCTCAACAATTCTTTGCCGGATTGCCACAGGAACTTGCTGAAAACTTTCGTGGTGCGAGGCAAGACTCTGGTGATCCGATCGTATTTGGTCACATGCTCATCGAGATGTATCGACGTCTGCGTATCGACCCTAAGACGAAGACACTTCTATTTAGCGACGGGTTGGATGTTACGGAGATGGTGCGATTGCAAGATGCTTTCGCGCAGATGATCACAGTGTTATTTGGCTGGGGGACGAACTTCACCAATGACACGGGCTTTCTCAAGCCGATCTCGATCGTGATGAAACTCATCGAGGCAGCAGGCAATCCCGCGGTCAAACTGAGCGACAATCTCGCCAAAGCAATGGGAAAGCCAGAAGCGATCATGATGGCTAAAAACATCTTCGGGTACACCAATACTTTCACGCAACAATGTGTATATTAA
- a CDS encoding NAD(+)/NADH kinase translates to MKILPVLGQQDGVQEYWAEMQKYGVDVDETNPEYIPVLGGDGTFLGAERAYYKMGVPFVGVGFGHVNFLLNRRTGSPKDFVESLRKKEWVTFPIYGINAEITTRHGMEQGIAFNDVYIKSLDPTGVVRLELTTREYAQLNVVGDGVIVATPQGSTAYNRNAGGTILPLGSSLWCLTGICTQKSLRVTVAQQEIVIAVRSNDAIVVTDNNVFRDVLAVKITPSIYEGTICFGTQENFEQKRYES, encoded by the coding sequence ATGAAGATATTGCCGGTATTGGGTCAACAAGACGGTGTCCAGGAATATTGGGCAGAGATGCAAAAGTATGGTGTGGATGTTGATGAAACAAATCCTGAGTACATTCCCGTCTTGGGAGGAGATGGTACATTTCTCGGTGCGGAACGAGCATACTACAAAATGGGTGTGCCGTTCGTGGGCGTGGGATTCGGTCATGTGAATTTTTTATTGAATCGCAGGACGGGGTCTCCAAAGGATTTTGTGGAAAGTTTACGGAAAAAAGAATGGGTTACCTTCCCGATCTATGGGATCAATGCAGAGATCACGACACGCCACGGTATGGAACAGGGTATTGCATTCAATGACGTCTATATCAAATCTCTCGATCCGACAGGCGTGGTCCGGCTTGAGTTGACCACGAGAGAGTATGCGCAGCTAAATGTGGTCGGTGATGGTGTGATCGTGGCGACGCCCCAAGGCAGTACGGCATACAATCGTAATGCCGGCGGGACGATCTTGCCACTGGGAAGCTCTCTGTGGTGTCTGACTGGTATATGCACGCAAAAAAGTTTGCGTGTTACCGTTGCACAACAAGAGATCGTGATCGCAGTGCGTAGTAATGATGCAATAGTGGTGACGGATAACAATGTTTTCCGTGATGTGCTAGCAGTAAAAATTACGCCGAGTATCTATGAGGGGACGATCTGTTTTGGTACGCAGGAAAATTTTGAACAGAAACGATATGAATCATAA
- the nadE gene encoding NAD(+) synthase — protein sequence MFIRSIKEVVTYLTWEAKRYGNGCKKVYVSLSGGVDSAVVAMILVKAFGKENVVAVYRDIRSNPEHEADAIILAKALGFQLICLDLNPIYDAFLDNVQKQFIENDLPWLKEGEQINGETWVNVYASLKSRMMTPFAGFIAKAVDGGNGRIYGTGNLEEDFLLRYYDKFGDGAVDNNILVGLTKMEVRQIALWFGEKYNAPICKKIAEKIPSADLQANGNMHNDENELTMIARSYGFDIRLSYGTCTEEGNIAWICKQDLDLGVVRGRRARWTDALQSKLGYTGEQVQLTMFMRKMEKATRHKALGIPGVTRPQLRKACLVD from the coding sequence ATGTTTATACGATCGATCAAAGAAGTGGTAACTTATCTGACATGGGAAGCAAAAAGGTACGGCAACGGATGTAAGAAGGTATATGTTTCTTTGTCCGGTGGCGTGGATTCTGCAGTTGTGGCGATGATATTGGTCAAAGCTTTCGGCAAAGAAAATGTCGTAGCGGTGTATCGTGATATTCGTAGCAACCCAGAGCATGAGGCAGATGCCATAATACTTGCGAAGGCATTGGGTTTTCAACTGATCTGTCTGGATCTCAATCCGATCTATGATGCATTTTTGGACAATGTCCAAAAACAATTTATAGAGAATGATCTGCCATGGCTAAAGGAAGGCGAGCAGATCAATGGCGAGACGTGGGTGAATGTATATGCGTCGCTCAAGTCTCGGATGATGACGCCGTTTGCAGGATTTATTGCCAAGGCCGTTGATGGTGGCAATGGCAGGATCTATGGCACAGGCAATCTCGAAGAGGATTTCCTTTTGCGGTATTATGATAAATTTGGTGATGGTGCAGTGGATAATAACATTCTCGTCGGACTGACCAAAATGGAAGTGCGGCAAATCGCGTTGTGGTTTGGTGAAAAGTATAATGCACCAATTTGCAAAAAGATCGCGGAAAAAATTCCTTCTGCTGATCTGCAAGCAAATGGCAATATGCATAATGATGAGAATGAACTGACGATGATTGCACGGTCGTACGGGTTTGATATCCGCCTGTCTTATGGCACATGCACGGAAGAGGGTAATATCGCATGGATCTGCAAGCAGGATCTGGATCTCGGTGTGGTGCGTGGTAGACGTGCACGATGGACCGATGCCCTTCAGTCAAAACTTGGCTATACAGGTGAACAGGTACAACTCACCATGTTCATGCGCAAAATGGAAAAAGCGACGCGGCACAAAGCACTGGGCATCCCCGGTGTGACACGTCCGCAATTGCGCAAGGCTTGTTTGGTTGACTGA